One region of Eleutherodactylus coqui strain aEleCoq1 chromosome 5, aEleCoq1.hap1, whole genome shotgun sequence genomic DNA includes:
- the TMEM167A gene encoding protein kish-A, with translation MSAIFNFQSLLTVILLLICTCAYLRAMVPNLLDKNKSGVLGIFWKCARIGERKSPYVGVCCVLMAFSILFMQ, from the exons tctgCAATTTTTAACTTCCAAAGCCTGCTGACGGTGATTCTCCTGCTTATATGTACGTGTGCGTACCTCCGAGCCATGGTTCCCAATCTGCTGGATAAAAACAAATCTGG AGTACTTggcattttttggaagtgtgCAAGAATTG GTGAAAGGAAAAGTCCGTACGTGGGGGTGTGTTGTGTGCTGATGGCCTTCAGTATACTCTTCATGCAGTAA